TTGCTTACAATTATTTTACTATGTTACCTTTTGCTTTAGTTAGTTTTTCTTTTTTAATAGCAGGTATTTTATATACAATAAATTGTAAACAATTTAGTATAAATATTAACAAATAAAAATCACCTGCATAGGTGATTTTTATTTGTTTTAAATAGATTTTTTTATTATTATTGATTTAAAAATATTATATGTTACAAAACCTAGGGGAGCTCCTTTTGGCTTATTCAAATTTTTCTTTTCTGTATAATCTACCACTACTTTTTCACCAATTGAGGCTTTTGAATGATAAGCAGCTAACTCTCCTATTTTTTTTATAAAATCATCAGATTCTTCAAAATCTTCTTTTCTTACAATTATATGAGAACCTGGTATATCTTTTATATGAAACCAAACATCATTTTTATTAGCAAACTTGAAAGTTAAATAATCATTTTCTTTATTATTTCTTCCATAATAAAGTACTTTATCTCCTATTTCAAAAGTTCCATAACTTGGATCTTTAGCTTTCTTTTTCTTTTTAGTTTTTACTCTTTCCTTTATTATTTTTTCTTCAATTAATTCAATCTCTAAATTTTTTAATTCATTTATTTTTTCACTAGAATTAATAAAAAATAAAACACTTTCTAGATAAAATTTTCTATTTTTAAACTCCAAAATTCTTTCATTGGAAATTTTTAATCCTTTTTTTAATTTTGAATATTTCTTATAAATCTTATTTAAATTATTTTGAGGACTTAAAAAAGGATCAATTTCAATTTCAATATCTTTATTATTATAAAAATCATAAGTTTTTACTATCTTGTCTCCCCTTTTAACTGAATACATTATAGAAGCAAATATATCCCCTCTTTCTTTATATTCTTTATAATTAGACATAATTATTATATCTTTTTCTATATTCTTAATTATTTTTTTAGCTTTTTTTATTTCTTTTTCAACCTTAGATACTAACTTATTTTTTAAAACAACAAAAGAAGAAGCTAATAATTTTGAATCTATATATTCCACAATCATTTCATTAAAAGTTTCATATTCTTTTATATCATCATAATCTTTAGGCTTTATTTCTAAAACTGTTGCTAATATAGGAATATTATCTTTTAAATATATAACTGGCTTTATAGGTTCTCTTAATGATTTTTTTAAATCTTCATATGATTTTAAAATTTCAGTTGTTTTTTTACCTATTCCATCTATATTTTTCAAAAGAGTTTGTTCATTTAAATATTTATTAAAATTTTCTTCACTAACAAAGTTAGGATTTTCTTTTTTTAATATTACAGGTTGAACATATTTAGCCCCTTTAAATAAAAATCTTAAAGAATTTTCTTCTATTGAAAATTTCTTTAATAATCCTATAATTTCTTCTTTATCATCTGTTAAAATTATATTAGAATGTTTCCCCATTATTTCAAAATATAAATAATTTTTTTCTATTTCTCCTAAAGCATTTAATTTTGAAAAAGTAAACTTTATTATTCTATCATAACCTACTTGTTCTATTTTTTTTAAAGCAGAGTTAACTATATATTTCCTCAAAATCATTAAAAAATTTGAATTCTCTTCTATAACTCTTTCTTCTTTTTTTTCTGTTATATAACATATTGGAAAAGACGGACTACAAGAAAAAATTAATTTCTTTTTTCCAAAATTTAAACTCAAAGATAGGGAAGAATTTTGAAAAATTTTCCCTATCTTTTTATTTAATATATTGTTTTCTAATTCAGGTATAATTTTAGAAAGAGAAATCCCATCTAAATATAACACTATCCCTCTTTTCTCACTACAATTATATTTTTAGCATCTAATGCATTTAATTCTAAAATTTCTCCGTCTTGTTTTATTAGAACTATTTTTTCATTTTCTTTTATATCTTTTATCATTAATTCTGTATACGAATGTATCCCATTCCCCATGAAATAATCTTGAACAATTGGTGTCCCTTTTATTTCTATTACTGATACTTTAGAACCTATTGGAAAATCTGTTATTGAACTAGGCTTTAAAAATTTTGATTTATCCTTTAAATTTGCCAATATTTTTTCAAATGTTTTTAAAAACACATCTAAATCTTCTTTATTTATATTTTCTGTAATAGTTGCCATTATTGTTTTATGATAATTGTTATGGTATTCTAAAGCCTTCGAACCTTTTGGAGTTAAAGAAACATAAACTTTTCTTCTATCTACATTTGATCTTGCTCTCATTGCAAAACCTTTTTCTTCTAATTTTGTTATTGCAACTGTTGCTGTTCCCATTGTTATTGCTAATCTTTCTGACAATGTATTCATTGTTATTGAATCTTCTCCAATAGCTTCTATTATATGTAACTCTGTATGAGTTAAACATTTTATTCCATTTTTTAAAGCTAAATCTTCTGATTCATAGAATAATTTATAGAAATTTTCAAATATCTCATTTACTTCCTTTATATAAGACATACTATCCCTCCTTTTTAAGATTAGAAATTCTTTCTTGGTATTCTCCTTTAAAGACATAAGAACCTGCAACAAAAACATTGGCTCCTGCTTCTTTACATTTTGTTATAGTTTTATCTGTTATTCCTCCGTCTACTTCTATTTCAACGTCCTTATTCATTTTTCTAATTTCCCTAATTTTTTCTACCGAACTTTCTATAAAGCTTTGTCCTCCAAATCCAGGATTAACACTCATTACTAATACTAAATCTAATTCATCTATTACATATTTTAAAACTTCTGGAGAAGTAGCGGGATTTAAAGAAACTCCTACTTTTACTCCATAAGATTTTATTTGTTGAATAACTCTATGTAAATGAACTGTAGATTCTGCATGAACTACTATTATATCTGCCCCTGCCTTTACAAAATCTTCTATATATCTTTCTGGACTAGTTATCATTAAATGTACATCAAAAGGAAGTTTTGTTTTCTCTCTAATACATTTTATAACCGGAGCTCCAAAAGTAATATTTGGAACAAAAATTCCATCCATAACATCTATATGAACCCAGTCAGCTCCTGCTTTATCTATAGCAATGATTTCCTCCCCTAATTTACTAAAATCTGCTGATAATATTGAAGGAGCAACCTTAATACTTTTCATAATTTTTCCACCTTTCATTTTTTAATTTTTCATATACTTTTTTATAAAAATTATATCTTATTTCAGATATTTTTCCTTTTTCAACCATTTCTTTTATTAAACATTTAGGTTCATTTATATGCCTACAATCTAAAAACTTACAATATTCTCCGTCTTCTAATTGAAATTCTGAAAATAATGAAATTAATTCATTAAAATCTTTTATTGGAGGAATTTCTATAGAAGAAAATCCTGGAGTATCAATTACATATCCACCGCAAATAGAAGGTAGCAACTTAGAATCTCTTGTCGTATGTTTCCCTGCCTTTAATCTTTTACTAGTTTCTCCAACTATTAATTCTTTTGATTCTTGTAAAAAATTAAGTATACTAGATTTCCCTACTCCACTAGGTCCTCCAAAAGCAACTGTTTTATTTTTTATCTTATCTTCCAATTCTTTTATTCCTATATTCTCATAAGTTGAAATTAAAAATACAGGAATATTAATATCTTTCAAATATTGTAATTTTTCATTTAATTCTTCTTTTTCTTCATTTGTTAATAAATCTATTTTATTTACTACAACAATAGGAGATACTTTATAATAAGAGCTATTTAACAATAAGAAATTTAATCTATCTATTTCTAAAACAGGATCCTTTGCTGCAAACTGTATTACTAAAAAATCTATATTAGAAACTAAAGGTCTATTTATAATATTTTTTCTTTCATATACTTTTGTTATATATCCATCCTCTGATATATCTACAAAATCTCCAACAACACAGTTATCCTTCTTATCTTTTCTTTTAAGAATTCCCCTAAGCTTACATTCATAAGTTTCTTCTCCTGATTTAACATAATAAAATC
Above is a genomic segment from Fusobacterium sp. JB019 containing:
- a CDS encoding NFACT family protein, whose translation is MLYLDGISLSKIIPELENNILNKKIGKIFQNSSLSLSLNFGKKKLIFSCSPSFPICYITEKKEERVIEENSNFLMILRKYIVNSALKKIEQVGYDRIIKFTFSKLNALGEIEKNYLYFEIMGKHSNIILTDDKEEIIGLLKKFSIEENSLRFLFKGAKYVQPVILKKENPNFVSEENFNKYLNEQTLLKNIDGIGKKTTEILKSYEDLKKSLREPIKPVIYLKDNIPILATVLEIKPKDYDDIKEYETFNEMIVEYIDSKLLASSFVVLKNKLVSKVEKEIKKAKKIIKNIEKDIIIMSNYKEYKERGDIFASIMYSVKRGDKIVKTYDFYNNKDIEIEIDPFLSPQNNLNKIYKKYSKLKKGLKISNERILEFKNRKFYLESVLFFINSSEKINELKNLEIELIEEKIIKERVKTKKKKKAKDPSYGTFEIGDKVLYYGRNNKENDYLTFKFANKNDVWFHIKDIPGSHIIVRKEDFEESDDFIKKIGELAAYHSKASIGEKVVVDYTEKKNLNKPKGAPLGFVTYNIFKSIIIKKSI
- a CDS encoding MarR family winged helix-turn-helix transcriptional regulator translates to MSYIKEVNEIFENFYKLFYESEDLALKNGIKCLTHTELHIIEAIGEDSITMNTLSERLAITMGTATVAITKLEEKGFAMRARSNVDRRKVYVSLTPKGSKALEYHNNYHKTIMATITENINKEDLDVFLKTFEKILANLKDKSKFLKPSSITDFPIGSKVSVIEIKGTPIVQDYFMGNGIHSYTELMIKDIKENEKIVLIKQDGEILELNALDAKNIIVVRKEG
- the rpe gene encoding ribulose-phosphate 3-epimerase, translated to MMKSIKVAPSILSADFSKLGEEIIAIDKAGADWVHIDVMDGIFVPNITFGAPVIKCIREKTKLPFDVHLMITSPERYIEDFVKAGADIIVVHAESTVHLHRVIQQIKSYGVKVGVSLNPATSPEVLKYVIDELDLVLVMSVNPGFGGQSFIESSVEKIREIRKMNKDVEIEVDGGITDKTITKCKEAGANVFVAGSYVFKGEYQERISNLKKEG
- the rsgA gene encoding ribosome small subunit-dependent GTPase A, with the protein product MIYIKGRIINKIQGFYYVKSGEETYECKLRGILKRKDKKDNCVVGDFVDISEDGYITKVYERKNIINRPLVSNIDFLVIQFAAKDPVLEIDRLNFLLLNSSYYKVSPIVVVNKIDLLTNEEKEELNEKLQYLKDINIPVFLISTYENIGIKELEDKIKNKTVAFGGPSGVGKSSILNFLQESKELIVGETSKRLKAGKHTTRDSKLLPSICGGYVIDTPGFSSIEIPPIKDFNELISLFSEFQLEDGEYCKFLDCRHINEPKCLIKEMVEKGKISEIRYNFYKKVYEKLKNERWKNYEKY